A region from the Triticum urartu cultivar G1812 chromosome 1, Tu2.1, whole genome shotgun sequence genome encodes:
- the LOC125521590 gene encoding probable protein S-acyltransferase 4, translating into MEEEPNRRRLYQVWRGSNKFLCGGRLIFGPDAGSLFLSTVLIIGPLVGLCCQCITKMNSSTSDQKKNVLGLPVLIATVLLGLADLAFLLLTSSRDPGIVPRNARPPECGDEQQVVDMTTPSTEWVNAASPHLRVPRSKDVVVNGCVVKVKYCDTCLLYRPPRTSHCSICNNCVQKFDHHCPWVGQCIGLRNYRFFFLFISTSTLLCFYVFALSWLNIAAEREEYGGSLLKSMGGEVLSVVLIVFTFVSVWFVGGLTVFHLYLMSTNQTTYENFRYRYDKKENPYNRGALANIAEVFFTRMPPSLNRFRSWVSEDDDAYGGGGGGVLSPMSGGLDLEMGRKGVHYSPGGIPAILQGMDYSEMEKMDAVGVHVKDRQAAPEAPDLFVISPAWQHDVGCGGGGGEGERSPATVQDQDAERTLVSSNANSQR; encoded by the exons ATGGAAGAAGAGCCGAATCGGAGGAGGCTGTATCAAGTTTGGAGAGGAAGCAAT AAATTTCTCTGCGGCGGGCGCCTAATCTTCGGTCCGGACGCGGGTTCCCTCTTCCTGTCCACAGTTCTAATCATAGGCCCCTTGGTCGGCCTATGCTGCCAGTGCATCACAAAGATGAACTCCAGCACCTCGGATCAGAAGAAGAATGTCCTTGGCCTGCCGGTCCTCATCGCCACGGTCCTTCTCGGCCTAGCG GATTTGGCATTCCTGCTCCTGACGTCGAGCAGGGATCCGGGGATCGTGCCGAGGAACGCGCGTCCTCCCGAGTGCGGCGACGAGCAGCAGGTGGTGGACATGACGACGCCGTCGACCGAGTGGGTGAACGCGGCGAGCCCCCACCTCCGCGTGCCCCGCTCCAAGGACGTGGTCGTCAACGGGTGCGTGGTCAAGGTAAAGTACTGCGACACGTGCCTGCTGTACCGCCCGCCCCGCACGTCCCACTGCTCCATCTGCAACAACTGCGTCCAGAAGTTCGACCACCACTGCCCCTGGGTCGGCCAGTGCATCGGCCTG CGGAACTaccgcttcttcttcctcttcatctccaCGTCCACGCTCCTCTGCTTTTACGTCTTCGCCCTGTCGTGGCTCAACATCGCCGCCGAGAGGGAGGAGTACGGCGGCTCACTGCTGAAGTCCATGGGCGGCGAGGTGTTGTCCGTCGTGCTCATCGTCTTCACCTTCGTGTCGGTGTGGTTCGTCGGCGGCCTCACCGTGTTCCACCTCTACCTCATGAGCACCAACCAGACCACGTACGAGAACTTCAGGTACAGGTACGACAAAAAGGAGAATCCCTACAACAGGGGCGCGCTAGCCAACATCGCCGAGGTCTTCTTTACGCGGATGCCGCCCTCGCTCAACCGTTTCCGGTCGTGGGTGTCGGAGGACGACGACGCgtacggcggcggcggtggcggcgtgCTCTCTCCGATGAGCGGCGGGCTCGATCTGGAGATGGGGCGCAAGGGCGTGCACTACAGCCCCGGCGGCATCCCGGCGATCCTTCAGGGGATGGATTACAGCGAGATGGAGAAGATGGACGCTGTGGGTGTGCACGTCAAGGACCGGCAAGCGGCGCCCGAGGCGCCGGACCTGTTCGTAATCTCACCGGCCTGGCAGCACGACGTGGGctgcggaggaggaggaggagaaggagaacgTAGCCCCGCAACTGTACAGGACCAAGATGCTGAGAGGACACTTGTGAGCTCGAATGCAAATTCTCAACGGTGA